From a single Jatrophihabitans sp. genomic region:
- a CDS encoding Fic family protein yields MPRGRPSRQSVYARLDEAIADLNRRLGGLPSPVEAEDIWSDLWHQEAHHSTAIEGNTLVLSQVRKLLDEGRAVGDKELREYMEVIGYADAAQWVYGQGVAPGDWTTGRLLSLQEVRSVHYRVMTPVWNVAPHPHAHPSESPGNWREHEIKPFPEGMQPPPFTDIDALMRDWVNSVDDLRSPQEDEPFAERLARVHNAFECIHPFLDGNGRTGRLLLNLVLARLGYPPAIIFKNERTKYLTAMRKADNGHCGPLGEHIARAVTSNLYRFVVPAVPGPARLVPLASLADEKAGLSAAALRVAAHRGRLRAQKQPDGTWMSSRKWVAEYQANRYRR; encoded by the coding sequence GTGCCACGTGGCCGCCCCTCCCGCCAGTCCGTCTACGCCCGGCTGGACGAAGCCATCGCTGATCTGAACCGCCGGCTCGGTGGCCTGCCGTCACCGGTCGAGGCCGAGGACATTTGGTCGGACCTTTGGCATCAGGAGGCTCACCACTCCACCGCCATCGAGGGCAACACGCTCGTGCTCAGCCAGGTGCGCAAGCTGCTCGACGAGGGTCGCGCAGTCGGTGACAAGGAGCTGCGCGAGTACATGGAGGTCATCGGATATGCCGACGCCGCTCAGTGGGTGTACGGACAAGGCGTGGCGCCAGGCGACTGGACGACCGGGCGGCTGTTGTCGCTGCAGGAGGTCAGGTCGGTGCACTACCGGGTCATGACCCCGGTGTGGAACGTCGCCCCGCACCCGCACGCCCACCCGTCCGAGAGTCCGGGCAACTGGCGCGAGCACGAGATCAAGCCGTTCCCGGAGGGGATGCAGCCGCCGCCGTTCACCGACATCGACGCACTCATGCGGGACTGGGTCAACTCCGTTGACGACCTCCGCAGCCCTCAGGAAGACGAGCCGTTTGCTGAACGACTCGCACGGGTGCATAACGCGTTCGAATGCATCCATCCCTTCCTGGACGGCAACGGCCGCACCGGCCGGTTGCTGCTCAACCTCGTCCTCGCCCGTCTGGGGTATCCGCCTGCGATCATCTTTAAGAACGAACGCACCAAGTACCTCACCGCGATGCGCAAGGCCGACAACGGACACTGCGGTCCGCTCGGCGAACATATCGCCCGCGCGGTGACGAGCAACCTGTACCGCTTCGTCGTGCCCGCTGTCCCCGGGCCTGCCCGGCTCGTGCCGCTAGCCAGCCTGGCCGACGAAAAGGCAGGGCTCAGCGCAGCCGCGCTGCGCGTCGCGGCTCACCGAGGCCGGTTGCGCGCGCAGAAGCAGCCTGATGGCACCTGGATGTCCTCGCGCAAGTGGGTGGCTGAGTACCAGGCGAACCGGTACCGGCGGTAA
- a CDS encoding phosphonoacetaldehyde reductase, with protein sequence MRQRAQMVGAGVRRRLPDVLASAERVLLVISTRVLRQSKVVPDLGDRTIGTFTEWSPNPSLEQALLASRVREAFAPDAIVAVGGGSAIDVAKMARSLPSNRTDAMAVLRGERDPLPVNQPLIALPTTAGSGSEMTRFATVYVDRIKHSLDHASVRPDTALIDPELLATCPLALRYSCAFDALCHAVESFWSTRATPESQDLALRALRAVISVLDGSIRAPGPSDYLQLAIGATTAGRAIDLTRTTAAHAFSYRLTADFGVPHGVACLLNLRWLLDYNLARGDFPELSMLFPSDGVGAGQLAGWLADGGFGVRLGDYGVRAADLADLVAAGLGSGRVAGNPRPLDPVEVTAQLRRLL encoded by the coding sequence ATGAGACAACGTGCGCAGATGGTCGGCGCCGGCGTCCGGCGGCGGTTGCCGGACGTGCTGGCCAGCGCCGAGCGCGTCCTGCTGGTGATCAGCACCCGAGTGCTCCGGCAGAGCAAGGTGGTGCCTGACCTCGGTGACCGGACCATCGGCACGTTCACCGAGTGGTCGCCGAATCCGTCCCTGGAGCAGGCACTACTGGCCAGTCGGGTACGGGAAGCCTTCGCCCCGGACGCGATCGTAGCGGTCGGCGGAGGCAGTGCGATCGACGTGGCGAAGATGGCCCGGTCACTGCCCTCGAATCGAACCGACGCCATGGCTGTGCTGCGCGGCGAGCGTGATCCCCTGCCGGTGAACCAGCCCTTGATCGCCCTGCCCACCACGGCCGGCAGCGGCAGCGAGATGACCCGATTCGCCACCGTCTATGTCGACCGGATCAAGCACTCGCTCGACCACGCCTCGGTGCGTCCGGATACGGCGTTGATAGATCCGGAGCTACTCGCGACCTGCCCACTGGCGTTGCGCTACAGCTGCGCCTTCGACGCGCTTTGCCATGCCGTCGAATCATTCTGGAGTACCCGAGCGACGCCGGAATCACAGGATCTGGCGCTGCGCGCGCTGCGCGCGGTCATCAGCGTTCTCGACGGCAGCATCCGAGCGCCCGGGCCGTCGGACTATCTGCAGCTCGCGATCGGCGCGACCACCGCCGGTCGCGCTATCGACCTGACCCGTACGACGGCAGCGCATGCCTTCTCCTATCGCCTGACTGCTGACTTCGGTGTCCCGCACGGCGTGGCGTGCCTGCTGAACCTGCGGTGGTTGCTCGACTACAACCTCGCAAGGGGAGATTTCCCCGAGCTCAGCATGCTGTTCCCGAGCGACGGCGTCGGCGCCGGGCAGTTGGCAGGGTGGCTCGCGGACGGCGGATTCGGGGTGCGGTTGGGTGACTACGGGGTACGCGCGGCCGACTTGGCGGACCTGGTCGCCGCCGGCCTGGGCAGCGGTCGTGTCGCCGGTAACCCCCGCCCCTTGGACCCCGTCGAGGTGACGGCGCAGCTGCGGAGGCTGCTCTGA
- a CDS encoding ABC transporter permease: protein MRETALLARRAVREVWRLPAATLPAVFIPVFFMVVNIGQVNRIFPSSTPFLEGQHYVAFQVPVSLVFAVSSATSGLAMVTDIDIGYLDKLLAAPIRRTAIFWGRLAADLVRGVTVSVLVLIIGFAFGARVRSGVVGVVLLILLTALWGVAYAGIAIAIALKTKNVQTTNASFIIFFPLLFLTPNFVPLELLAGPLRTLAQLNPVTYVIVGLRDLVLYPDIHWGSLGACVLTIALTGLALSALSLRALNRFAE, encoded by the coding sequence ATGAGAGAGACCGCGCTGCTGGCGCGCCGGGCGGTTCGAGAGGTCTGGCGGCTACCTGCCGCGACCCTGCCCGCGGTGTTCATCCCGGTGTTCTTCATGGTGGTCAACATCGGGCAGGTGAACCGGATCTTTCCCTCCAGCACGCCTTTCCTCGAAGGCCAGCACTACGTGGCCTTTCAGGTGCCGGTGTCGCTGGTGTTCGCGGTGAGCTCGGCCACGTCGGGTCTGGCGATGGTCACCGATATCGACATTGGCTACCTCGACAAGCTGCTCGCGGCGCCGATCCGGCGCACCGCGATCTTCTGGGGCCGGCTGGCGGCTGACCTGGTGCGCGGGGTCACGGTCTCGGTCCTGGTGCTGATCATCGGCTTCGCGTTCGGCGCCCGGGTGCGCTCGGGCGTGGTCGGCGTGGTGCTGCTGATCCTGCTCACCGCGCTGTGGGGAGTGGCTTACGCCGGCATCGCGATCGCGATCGCCCTGAAGACCAAGAACGTCCAGACCACCAACGCCTCGTTCATCATCTTCTTCCCACTGCTGTTCCTGACACCGAACTTCGTGCCCCTGGAACTGCTGGCCGGACCGCTCAGGACGCTGGCCCAGCTCAACCCGGTCACCTACGTCATCGTCGGACTGCGCGACCTGGTGCTATATCCCGACATCCACTGGGGCTCGCTCGGGGCCTGCGTGCTTACCATCGCGCTGACCGGGCTGGCTCTCAGCGCGCTGTCGCTGCGGGCGCTCAACCGCTTCGCCGAGTGA
- a CDS encoding class I SAM-dependent methyltransferase yields MLAALLGLFSRPPAELDAVDVGAGTGIWTRCLADAGFRSVTAVEPNADMRRAGIRDSVGRSIVWREGSGEHTGLPDVSADVLCMASSFHWVDLGLGLREFHRVLRPDGWFVALWSTRLLECTPVLQALEDELRNLQPDLRRSAFGPASRTDGLTDRLADASGFDDVIALEGRHTTLQSPDHYLGNWRSTNDVRHRMGEAKFAAFLQRAETRLAGFDSLEVTYATRAWAVRRTAAD; encoded by the coding sequence GTGCTGGCGGCACTGTTGGGGTTGTTTAGCCGGCCGCCAGCGGAACTTGACGCCGTCGACGTCGGCGCCGGCACGGGAATCTGGACACGGTGTCTCGCTGACGCGGGCTTTCGGTCGGTCACCGCGGTCGAGCCTAATGCGGACATGCGCCGGGCAGGAATCCGCGACTCCGTCGGCAGGTCCATCGTGTGGCGGGAAGGATCCGGAGAACACACGGGGCTGCCCGACGTGTCAGCCGACGTGCTGTGTATGGCCTCGTCCTTCCACTGGGTTGACTTGGGCTTGGGCCTGCGTGAGTTTCACCGGGTACTGCGGCCTGACGGTTGGTTCGTAGCCTTGTGGAGTACCCGGCTGCTCGAATGCACTCCTGTTCTGCAGGCCCTGGAAGACGAACTCAGGAATCTGCAACCGGATCTACGGCGTTCGGCTTTCGGGCCCGCTAGTCGCACGGATGGATTGACTGACCGGCTCGCGGACGCATCAGGTTTCGACGACGTGATCGCACTCGAAGGACGCCACACCACCCTGCAGAGCCCAGATCACTATCTGGGCAACTGGCGTTCGACAAACGATGTCCGCCATCGGATGGGCGAGGCGAAGTTCGCCGCGTTCCTCCAGCGAGCCGAGACCAGGCTGGCCGGGTTCGACAGCCTTGAGGTCACCTATGCGACTCGTGCCTGGGCCGTGCGCAGAACTGCTGCTGACTGA
- a CDS encoding CHAT domain-containing protein → MGKPLFSRSVAASLRFAATGTEKDLERARNRLRTALAGSVMDSSLRSSLVITLALALRDRGLSTGSRADLNEAAALLESVQDTGAPAFLNLALVLLDLHEHHMESTLDRAVEIAEQAVATAVDKATRAVSEGVLGKALAARCRQAHSPGALDRAVAMLTSACGTLTDDEYAIPLRIELANALVLRFRADPRRTGDLDLAIELDDATMRRLPEDAEPLPVVLQNLGVGLCERWLVTKNPDDLRDAAFLFRRGLAAVKTESQRCGFIGGLGRVLRLRYDAEGNDADLTAALEHLEVAAAVEATEQSEHRLDLALALHDRFARSGDQADVDRAFAMMDDEVRHLDQLDPRRPAVLVDWAGVRLTRYRHGGERAELDTAIDALEQALAAVPPGSPRAVPALSNLGLALLLRYSTDGQYPDLDRATKLLGEVVACTPPGTYESRQQRGNLASAFSLNFLQCGALRYLDDAITIWRSAVKEAPTGSAESAGWQVNLAAGLSGRYAATGDVSDLEAAVEMARHAVAASGDIPTKLGGSLSQLSVVLADRFERTGSPRDLKDALSAAERAVEITPHTSLNRAVTLHNLGRTLGLRYRATSEPEVLERALTLARGAVAATRPGGHGRTTYLSSLGLRHLHRYGLLSDPDDLRQAIGLFGQALEEPPATPLDPGMLLFNLGVAQEEGYRSSQLLADLDQAVSTYTRCLAAMHASSPLRTDVLLALAKALKTRFARTQMLGDLKGAIAALEELWRLLDEVFVATPVTYKIAHEAEWAGTDGLLVDSYLELAVLDPAEAATARQRAFVVAEGRKSRLLAESVSRGEIPPPSGVSPELLQREGVLLKELATIDALALTEIGQTLTSEREGSRAARAKHRATVLQGLKEILTTIASQSPRGAEYAALRRGNRLAWNDLTELSERLSVNTVILSLHLGIDKTVMFVFKAGWQAPVAVVEHVTCAHWEDVRERFLREVVAFDGTGRRGETWLRIPLRLVQQVRTLAGDASRVLLAPDGLAHALPWIAVLRRAGWKVAENGAPALTTVPALGLVRFLGRGRVSSTQALVVGDPSGDLPCARTEARAVAALLGTKPLVGSAASCEVVGARLRTAGTVHLAAHAIFDERSPLDSHIVLSNGVHSARAVLEGRLNADLVTLSACQSGLSGPLAGEELTGLAHAFLYAGARTLLVSLWQVDDTTTEILMLSFYTAWLRTGDRSAALQTAIDEVLAEPAHDHTYFWGAFTLIGAP, encoded by the coding sequence ATGGGAAAGCCACTTTTTAGTCGGAGCGTCGCTGCATCGCTGCGGTTCGCGGCGACCGGAACTGAGAAAGATCTTGAGCGGGCCCGCAATCGCCTCAGGACAGCCTTGGCGGGGTCGGTCATGGACTCGTCGCTACGTTCTTCGCTGGTCATCACACTGGCTCTCGCGTTGCGGGACCGCGGGTTGAGCACGGGCAGCCGAGCAGACCTGAACGAGGCCGCCGCATTACTCGAGAGTGTGCAGGACACGGGTGCGCCTGCGTTCTTGAACCTGGCACTGGTGCTCCTCGATCTTCATGAACATCACATGGAGTCAACCCTGGATCGGGCAGTCGAGATTGCAGAGCAGGCGGTAGCGACAGCAGTCGATAAGGCGACGCGGGCAGTCTCGGAGGGGGTTCTGGGAAAGGCGCTCGCGGCGAGGTGCCGGCAGGCGCACAGTCCCGGTGCTCTCGACCGGGCCGTTGCAATGTTGACGAGCGCGTGCGGGACTCTCACCGACGACGAGTACGCAATCCCGCTCCGCATCGAGCTGGCCAACGCCCTTGTCTTGCGCTTCCGAGCGGATCCACGGCGGACGGGCGACCTCGACCTCGCCATCGAGCTGGACGACGCGACGATGCGACGACTGCCGGAAGACGCCGAGCCCTTGCCCGTCGTGTTGCAGAATCTCGGTGTAGGGCTCTGCGAGCGATGGCTGGTGACGAAGAACCCGGACGACCTCCGAGACGCCGCATTCCTGTTCAGGCGTGGGCTCGCAGCAGTGAAGACTGAGAGCCAACGTTGCGGCTTCATTGGCGGTCTCGGTCGTGTGCTACGGCTCCGTTACGACGCGGAAGGCAATGATGCGGACCTTACGGCGGCTCTCGAGCACCTCGAGGTGGCAGCCGCGGTTGAAGCGACTGAACAGTCCGAGCATCGGTTGGACTTGGCGCTGGCGCTGCATGATCGTTTCGCCAGAAGTGGCGATCAAGCAGATGTGGACCGTGCCTTCGCAATGATGGACGACGAGGTCCGTCATCTGGACCAGCTAGACCCTCGCCGCCCAGCTGTCCTTGTCGACTGGGCGGGCGTGCGGCTCACCCGTTATCGCCACGGAGGCGAACGCGCCGAACTCGACACTGCGATCGATGCGCTGGAGCAAGCACTCGCCGCTGTCCCTCCCGGTTCCCCAAGAGCGGTACCGGCTCTCTCCAACCTGGGTCTAGCCCTGCTTCTGCGCTATTCGACCGACGGGCAGTATCCCGACCTGGACCGCGCTACAAAGCTGCTCGGCGAGGTCGTGGCGTGTACACCGCCTGGGACCTACGAGAGTCGGCAGCAGAGAGGAAATTTGGCGAGCGCCTTCTCGCTGAATTTCCTGCAATGCGGTGCCCTGCGTTATCTGGACGACGCCATCACGATCTGGCGGAGCGCCGTGAAGGAGGCGCCAACGGGATCTGCGGAGTCCGCCGGCTGGCAGGTGAATCTTGCGGCCGGCCTGAGTGGCCGCTACGCCGCTACCGGTGACGTCAGTGACCTCGAAGCCGCCGTCGAGATGGCGCGGCACGCCGTCGCCGCCAGCGGCGACATCCCGACGAAACTTGGCGGGTCGCTTTCACAGCTTTCTGTCGTGTTGGCTGACCGTTTTGAGCGGACAGGTAGCCCGCGCGACCTTAAGGATGCGCTGTCGGCTGCGGAGCGGGCAGTTGAGATCACCCCCCACACCTCTCTCAACCGTGCTGTCACTCTGCACAATCTCGGTCGAACGCTCGGTTTGCGGTACAGAGCGACGAGTGAGCCGGAGGTGCTTGAGCGAGCTCTGACCTTGGCTCGGGGAGCAGTCGCCGCGACTCGTCCAGGCGGCCACGGCCGGACGACCTACTTGTCAAGCCTTGGGCTTAGGCACCTTCACCGTTATGGGCTCTTAAGCGACCCCGATGACCTCAGGCAGGCCATCGGACTTTTCGGACAGGCGCTCGAGGAGCCTCCGGCGACGCCGCTCGACCCTGGGATGCTGCTTTTCAACCTCGGCGTGGCACAGGAGGAGGGCTACAGATCCAGCCAACTGCTGGCGGACCTTGACCAGGCCGTTTCGACGTATACGCGATGCCTGGCAGCGATGCATGCCTCTTCACCCCTCCGCACCGATGTGCTGCTGGCGTTGGCGAAGGCTCTAAAGACCCGCTTCGCCCGGACGCAGATGTTGGGCGATTTGAAAGGGGCAATTGCCGCGCTTGAAGAGTTATGGCGGCTGCTCGACGAGGTGTTCGTCGCGACACCCGTCACTTACAAGATCGCACACGAGGCGGAGTGGGCTGGAACCGACGGATTGCTCGTCGACAGCTATCTGGAGTTGGCTGTCTTAGACCCTGCCGAAGCTGCAACTGCACGGCAGCGCGCGTTTGTCGTCGCGGAGGGACGTAAGTCCCGACTCCTGGCTGAGTCGGTGTCGCGAGGTGAAATCCCGCCTCCTAGCGGTGTTAGCCCGGAACTTCTGCAGCGCGAAGGGGTTCTGCTCAAGGAGCTGGCGACGATTGATGCCCTAGCCCTCACCGAGATCGGGCAAACGCTTACCTCCGAACGCGAAGGAAGTCGGGCGGCGCGCGCGAAGCACCGCGCTACTGTTCTGCAGGGCCTAAAGGAGATTCTGACCACGATCGCCTCACAAAGTCCGCGCGGCGCCGAGTATGCGGCGTTGCGGCGCGGCAACCGGTTGGCGTGGAACGACCTCACCGAACTATCTGAGCGGCTTTCCGTCAACACGGTCATACTGTCGCTCCATTTAGGCATCGACAAGACAGTCATGTTCGTGTTCAAGGCGGGCTGGCAGGCGCCGGTTGCTGTCGTAGAACACGTGACGTGCGCCCACTGGGAGGACGTGAGGGAGCGTTTCCTTCGCGAGGTCGTTGCCTTCGACGGCACCGGACGCCGGGGCGAGACTTGGCTGCGCATTCCATTGCGGCTGGTTCAGCAGGTCCGCACGCTCGCCGGCGACGCCAGCCGCGTCCTGCTGGCACCGGACGGCCTAGCCCACGCCCTGCCATGGATCGCAGTTCTCCGACGCGCTGGCTGGAAGGTAGCCGAGAATGGCGCACCCGCGCTGACGACGGTGCCAGCACTAGGGCTCGTTCGCTTCCTGGGGCGCGGCCGGGTGTCCTCGACGCAGGCACTCGTGGTCGGCGATCCCAGCGGCGACCTGCCGTGCGCGCGCACTGAGGCACGCGCCGTCGCGGCCCTGTTAGGTACGAAGCCTCTAGTCGGTTCCGCTGCCAGTTGCGAGGTGGTGGGTGCCCGCCTCAGGACCGCGGGTACCGTCCACCTCGCCGCCCACGCCATCTTCGATGAGCGGTCGCCCTTGGATTCTCACATCGTGCTCAGCAACGGAGTCCATTCCGCTCGTGCCGTCCTTGAGGGGCGGCTCAATGCCGACCTCGTGACGCTGTCGGCATGTCAGTCCGGCTTGTCCGGACCGCTAGCCGGCGAAGAACTGACGGGCCTGGCGCACGCCTTTCTGTATGCGGGAGCAAGGACGCTGCTGGTGAGCCTGTGGCAGGTCGACGACACGACGACCGAAATTCTGATGCTTAGCTTCTACACGGCCTGGCTCAGAACGGGTGACAGGAGTGCCGCTCTGCAGACGGCCATCGACGAGGTCCTGGCTGAGCCTGCTCATGACCACACCTACTTCTGGGGTGCTTTCACACTGATAGGAGCACCGTGA
- a CDS encoding NUDIX domain-containing protein, with protein sequence MPDVRKAVRVVLIEPADRVLLLWHSRPHDDDHWAPPGGGVEPGEDLHQTACRELREEIGLTDIVLRRPVWTWLHRFSYNGTPTLQHETIYAVRLARAVEPRGAPGELVADGIVSARWWSLRDLARCRDDVWPHGLVALLPQLLRGDLDPEQPADLGYE encoded by the coding sequence ATGCCTGATGTGCGAAAGGCGGTTCGGGTCGTGCTGATCGAACCGGCGGATCGGGTGCTGTTGCTATGGCACTCCCGACCACACGACGACGACCACTGGGCACCGCCAGGTGGCGGCGTGGAGCCCGGAGAGGATCTTCACCAAACGGCCTGCCGCGAACTGCGGGAGGAGATCGGGCTCACCGACATCGTGCTGCGGCGTCCGGTCTGGACTTGGCTGCATCGCTTCTCCTACAACGGAACGCCCACGTTGCAACACGAAACCATCTACGCGGTTCGGCTCGCTCGCGCGGTGGAGCCGAGGGGCGCCCCCGGCGAACTCGTCGCCGACGGGATCGTCTCGGCCCGATGGTGGTCACTGCGCGACCTCGCTCGGTGCCGCGACGACGTCTGGCCGCATGGCTTGGTCGCCCTTCTGCCTCAGCTCCTCCGGGGTGATCTCGACCCCGAACAGCCGGCCGACCTCGGTTACGAATAA
- a CDS encoding sulfotransferase domain-containing protein → MLDRPHTRDPRVSSLYARNVARTGPRDIVVAGYGGAGQSIVANTLLELDLNYVDPYTEIVHEDGSSTPVPEHAGFRGRMAAVSQRDGRNSCASASCWPRFFKSHLPPEIFTGRPLAGVWLIVRDPRDALYSWYRWRVAFGEEPWDRVDADWAEWLAAPDYAGRRPVEDWTYFYATWLDWAAVHPRWACTRFEDIKANPVLTFKAALRALGIPVDEARLAEAVEASSFEAMRSHEDQAAGQEPHSEQSRMMRRGKVNEWLEWMTPQLAAHFTAPDLVKVAHRLGYRLASSPANDPLSTM, encoded by the coding sequence ATGCTGGACCGTCCCCACACTCGCGATCCACGGGTCAGCTCGCTCTACGCACGTAACGTCGCCAGAACCGGCCCGCGGGACATCGTGGTCGCTGGATACGGAGGCGCAGGCCAGTCGATCGTCGCCAACACGCTGCTTGAACTCGACCTGAACTACGTGGACCCGTACACCGAGATCGTCCATGAGGACGGATCGTCGACGCCGGTGCCCGAACACGCTGGCTTCCGTGGTCGGATGGCTGCGGTGAGCCAACGGGATGGGCGGAACTCCTGCGCGTCGGCTTCATGCTGGCCACGGTTCTTCAAGAGCCACCTTCCGCCTGAGATATTCACCGGCCGGCCGTTGGCCGGCGTCTGGCTCATCGTGCGCGATCCGCGGGATGCTCTGTACTCCTGGTATCGCTGGCGCGTCGCGTTCGGCGAGGAGCCGTGGGATCGGGTAGATGCTGATTGGGCCGAATGGCTCGCCGCACCAGATTACGCCGGTCGTCGGCCGGTCGAGGACTGGACCTATTTCTACGCCACTTGGCTGGACTGGGCGGCCGTACACCCGAGATGGGCCTGTACCCGGTTCGAAGACATCAAGGCCAACCCGGTGCTGACATTCAAAGCTGCCTTGCGTGCGCTTGGGATTCCGGTCGACGAGGCGCGGCTGGCCGAGGCCGTCGAGGCGAGCAGTTTCGAGGCGATGCGTTCGCACGAGGACCAGGCGGCCGGACAGGAGCCACACTCGGAGCAGTCCCGAATGATGCGCCGGGGCAAGGTCAATGAGTGGCTTGAGTGGATGACGCCTCAACTGGCGGCCCACTTCACGGCCCCCGATCTGGTCAAGGTCGCGCATCGTCTCGGCTACCGACTTGCCAGCAGCCCGGCGAATGATCCGCTGTCCACGATGTGA
- the aepY gene encoding phosphonopyruvate decarboxylase, whose protein sequence is MIKTARLLEALESYDFGFFTGVPCSYLGGPIAALTRAGRYLPAANEGAAVAMAAGACTSGRRPVVFAQNSGFGNLVNPLTSLLLPYRLPVLIVMSLRGWPDPLGDEPQHAVMGATTHALLDTLGIRHWTLTAESIEADLRPVLAGADAELRAGRPAFLLVGKGCFEPATTAGRTVGRVDQLPSNRHRRPSSAETISAGLARFPDSLVVSTTGYISRGLFAVHDSPSAFYMQGSMGHASAFALGVALAIHDERTVLLLDGDGAALMHLGSMASVAVAAPRSLVHLLIDNGTYESTGGQPTSLRSIDFDKVGAALGYAYVARCEDVAALDEALHRAASRPGPALIVVRTTVDAAPLPPRATSSVTAPEIAARFALQACGARA, encoded by the coding sequence ATGATCAAGACCGCCCGACTGCTGGAGGCGCTGGAGAGCTACGACTTCGGGTTCTTCACCGGCGTGCCATGCTCCTATCTGGGCGGCCCGATCGCCGCCTTGACCCGCGCCGGCCGTTACCTGCCTGCCGCCAACGAGGGAGCGGCGGTGGCCATGGCCGCGGGAGCGTGCACATCCGGTCGCCGCCCGGTCGTCTTCGCGCAGAACTCCGGTTTCGGTAATCTGGTCAACCCGCTTACCTCGTTACTCCTGCCGTACCGCCTGCCGGTGCTCATTGTCATGAGCCTTCGCGGCTGGCCGGATCCGCTGGGTGACGAGCCGCAGCACGCGGTGATGGGTGCGACCACACATGCGCTGCTGGACACGCTGGGCATTCGGCACTGGACGCTGACCGCGGAGTCAATCGAAGCCGACCTGCGTCCCGTGCTGGCTGGCGCCGACGCCGAACTGCGGGCCGGCAGGCCTGCCTTTCTCCTGGTGGGAAAGGGATGCTTCGAGCCGGCCACGACCGCTGGCCGGACCGTAGGCCGGGTCGATCAGCTGCCGTCCAACCGTCACCGGCGGCCCAGCTCTGCCGAAACGATCAGCGCTGGCCTGGCGCGCTTCCCCGACTCCCTTGTCGTGTCCACCACCGGCTACATCTCGCGTGGGCTCTTCGCGGTGCACGACTCACCGAGTGCCTTCTACATGCAAGGCTCAATGGGCCACGCCTCGGCCTTCGCCTTGGGCGTCGCGCTGGCCATCCACGACGAGCGCACGGTACTGCTGCTCGACGGTGACGGGGCGGCGCTGATGCACCTTGGCAGCATGGCAAGTGTGGCCGTGGCCGCCCCGCGATCCTTGGTGCACCTACTAATCGACAATGGGACGTACGAGTCGACCGGCGGTCAGCCGACCAGCTTGCGATCGATCGACTTCGACAAGGTCGGCGCGGCGTTGGGGTACGCCTATGTCGCTCGTTGCGAGGATGTGGCTGCCCTCGACGAGGCTCTTCACCGCGCAGCCAGCCGACCCGGACCGGCCCTGATCGTGGTGCGAACGACAGTTGACGCCGCGCCGCTGCCACCTCGCGCCACCTCGTCGGTGACGGCGCCGGAGATCGCGGCACGGTTCGCCCTCCAGGCATGCGGGGCGCGCGCGTGA
- a CDS encoding isocitrate lyase/phosphoenolpyruvate mutase family protein — MQRPTRDLAGLGSTTVPYITELYATKHPVRAVGAHNALGAALIEIAGLDAVWASSFEISAARCLPDASLLTMTDYLEATAQMRRACGLPIVADVDTGFGGAMNVVHMVREYEREGIGAVCMEDKVFPKMNSFVAAEHCLLPVEEFCHKIEVAKAAQASPDFHIIARTEALISGLGVDAALERCHAYADAGADSVLVHSKQKSNAQVLEFLAAWQSRRPAVVVPTTYPDWQAADAYAAGVSMVIYANQGLRAAIQSMSSTLRTIQREGSTCSVEDRIATIGEVFELQRLRQWIEASE, encoded by the coding sequence ATGCAGCGACCAACCCGAGACCTCGCTGGACTGGGTTCGACCACTGTCCCGTACATCACCGAGCTTTACGCGACCAAACATCCGGTCCGAGCGGTCGGGGCGCACAACGCCTTGGGGGCTGCGCTGATCGAGATCGCCGGCTTGGACGCCGTCTGGGCGTCGAGCTTCGAGATCTCCGCCGCCCGGTGTCTGCCGGATGCCAGCCTACTGACGATGACCGACTACCTGGAGGCGACGGCCCAGATGCGGCGGGCGTGCGGACTGCCCATCGTGGCCGACGTGGACACCGGCTTTGGCGGCGCCATGAATGTCGTGCACATGGTCCGTGAGTACGAGCGCGAAGGCATCGGCGCGGTATGCATGGAGGACAAGGTCTTTCCCAAGATGAACAGCTTCGTAGCGGCAGAGCACTGTCTGCTTCCGGTCGAGGAGTTCTGCCACAAGATCGAGGTGGCGAAGGCGGCCCAGGCCAGCCCGGATTTCCACATCATCGCCCGGACCGAAGCGCTCATCAGCGGGCTGGGCGTCGACGCCGCACTGGAACGCTGCCACGCCTACGCCGATGCCGGCGCCGACTCGGTGCTGGTGCATTCGAAGCAGAAGTCCAACGCGCAGGTCCTGGAGTTCCTGGCCGCCTGGCAGAGCCGTCGGCCGGCGGTGGTGGTACCGACCACCTATCCGGACTGGCAAGCGGCCGACGCCTATGCTGCCGGCGTCTCGATGGTGATCTATGCCAACCAGGGCCTGCGGGCGGCGATCCAGTCGATGTCCTCGACGTTGCGGACGATCCAGCGCGAGGGCAGCACCTGCTCGGTCGAGGATCGCATCGCCACGATAGGCGAGGTGTTCGAACTCCAACGGCTGCGCCAATGGATCGAGGCGTCCGAATGA